From the Oryzias melastigma strain HK-1 linkage group LG13, ASM292280v2, whole genome shotgun sequence genome, the window GTGGTATTCAGAGGTGGTTCTCCTGTCCAGACGGTTCCTGAAGGATGCTTCTTCTGCTCCACCATGCCAGATCCACATGGACACGAGATGGGCCCCCAGGGGCCCACACCTGAGGGGCCCCTGGGGGGCGTGTGGCCGCTCATACGTGGGGGTTCAGGTGGACGTAGATGGCACAAAGCAAAGACATGATTGACAGGTAAAACAAGGCAAAGCCGGCCAGCTGGACTTGCAGGGAGAGGGTCGCCCGCGGGGGAGCCATGGAGAGCAACACCCCCAGGGTTCTGAAAACCACCCCCCCTCTGCCCTCTAGGACGTCCCCCACGGAGCACAGGTGGTCCTGAGCCAGCAGGGGGGTGAGATGGAGGGAAAGCGAGTGACAGAAAATAATGAGAGCAGGAGGTGAAGGGCAGAAGGAGAGCTGTTAGTGGAGGAGACGTTTGAGTTACAGCAGCTTTCATCCAGAGAGCTCAGGTGTGCTCAGGTGTGCACCTCACCTGTGGAACTCCGATCCTACGACACGCCTCCAGGAAGTTCTCCACGTTCCTTCGGCATTTGGCCATGGTGAGTTTGGGCTGCGGAATGCGGAGAGGTTAGCGCTCTGTGGCGGGAGACGAGGAGCTAGCTTAGCGAGGACTCACCACAGCGGGGGAGGGGACGTGGATGCTGGGAACGGAGCGCGGTCTCACATGATTGGCCAGGTGACACAGAACCACCCCGTCAGTCAGAGCCGCTCCCAAGTCGCTGGGTAACGACACCTTGAGGCGAGCCTCGATGTTCTGGAAGAACAGAGACGTAAGTCACCTGAGCCAATCACAGCGCACCTACAGCAGCCAGGTGCGAGCTAGCAAAGAGAGGGAACCTTGCGAAGCTGCTCCACCAACTCCGCCTCCTCTCCCTCCAGACCAGGAGCCGCAGGAGTCTCCTCTTGACTTTGAGGAGATTTCGTATCGTCTCCTGGAAGACAGTGACAGACACCTGAGAGATTAAATCACCTGTGAGGCTCAGGTAACAAAGCTTTTacctcttttcttctcttcccTCTGGCTGAGGCGAAACAGGAAGCTCTCTGGCCTTAGACTGGCCATTCGGCAGGAGGCCACACCCCCTGCAGCCAGGTACGAAGacgactgattacctggatgAGATCAGAGGAGTATGGAGGTGGGGTGTCATCCACCACACAGGTGTGAGCAAAATGTTTGAGTCAGTGGGTCTCACCTGTGGGAGACAGCGTAGCTCTGTCTTCACCCTGCGGACACAACAAACCTGTGACATACCGGCAAATACCTGTCTCACACCTGAAAACATCTGTCTCACACCTGTAAATCTGTGTGTCACACCTGAAAGAATCTGTCTCACACCTGAAAACACCTGTCTCACACCTGAAAGAACCTGTCTCACACCTGAAAATCTGTGTCTCACACCTGAAAGAATCTGTCTCACACCTGAAAGAATCTGTCTCACACCTGAAAACATCTTTGTCACACCTGAAAGAATCTGTCTCACACCTGAAAACATCTGTGTCACACCTGAAAACATCCGTCTCACACCTGAAAACATCTGTCTCACACCTGAAATAATCTGTCTCACACCTGAAAACATCTTTGTCACACCAGGAAGAACATGTCTCACAACTGAAAGCATCTGTGTCACACCTGAAAGAATCTGTCTCACACCTGAAAACATCTGTGTCACACCTGTGTCACACCAGGAAGAACCTGTCTCACAACTGAAAGCATCTGTGTCACACCTGAAAGAATCTGTCTCACACCTGAAAACACCTGTCTCACACCTGAAAACATCTGTGTCACACCTGAATGAATCTGTCTCACACCTGAAAACATCTGTGTCACACCTGAAAGAACATGTCTCACACCTGAAAACATCTGTCACACACCTGAAAGAACCTGTCTCACACCTAAAGACATCTGTGTCACACCTGAAAGAACACGGCTCACACCTGAAAGAATCTGTCTCACACCTGAAAACATCTGTGTCACACCTAAAAGAATCTGTCTCACACCTGAAAACACCTGTCTCACACCTGAAATAATCTGTCTCACACCTGAAAACATCTGTGTCACACCTGAAAGAATCTGTCTCACACCTGAAAACACCTGTCTCACACCTGAAATAATCTGTCTCACACCTGAAAACATTGTGTCACACCTGAAAGAACCTGTCTCACACCTGAAAGAACCCGTCTCACATCTATGTCACACCTGAAAGAATCTGTCTCACACCTGAAAACATCTGTCTCACACCTGAAAGAACCCGTCTCACACCTGAAGACATCTGTGTCACACCTGAAAGAATCTGTCTCACACATGAAAACACCTGTCTCACACCTGAAATAATCTGTCTCACACCTGAAAACACCAGTCTCACACCTGAAAACATCTGTGTCACACCTGAAAGAACCTGTCTCACACCTGAAAGAACCCGTCTCACATCTATGTCACACCTGAAAGAATCTGTCTCACACCTGAAAACACCTGTCTCACACCTGCAAACATCCATCTCACACctgaaaaaatctgtttcacaCCAGGAAGAACCTGTCTCACACCTGAAAACATCTGTGTCACACCAGGAAGAACCTGTCTCACACCTGCAAACATCCGTGTCACACCTGCAAACATCCGTCTCACACCTGTGTCACACCTGAAAGAACCTGTCTCATACCTGAAAACATCTGTATCACATGTATCTCAcactaatattttgttttttatattttttttttctataaaatgcCTGAATAAATTAAAGTATTCTGAAGAAATATTTTATAGAATAGAGGAAGGGGCCAAAGGTTTACCATAAAGAGGGCGGAGTCATCTGTGTGGGTGGAGCGTCTTGAAGGGAAAGTATTCTGAAAACAAGCATACAGCCAttaaagaagacaaagaaaCCTGAtggaaaggggcggggctatcTGATCAGCGCATTCTAAACACGTCTGAGGCCCGACATGCGGAAAACATCAAACGGCGTGATCTCACCTCGGCTTCACTGGACTTGGTTGGGCTCTGAGCCGGTTTGTGCTGAAACAACAAAGACAAAGGTGAGGGCAGATTTACAATACCTGTCCAACCTGACTGCCAACTCCGCCCacacaaaagcagcagcagcagggataAACCAGACCTGCAGCAGAGGCAAGGTCCGATCTTACCTGCTGCCCGGCGTCTACTGTGGCTACGCTGCCGTACCTTGGCGACTGTGCCGACGCCCTCCCTCTGAAAAGAGCGATTCTTCTGCCGCTCCTCCTCGTACCTCAGAGCAGCAAGCTGGGCCTCCTTCCTCATCCTCTCCACCCCCCCAGGACCAACGCCCCCTTTCTGAGGGAGACACACAGTCAGACTTCAGAAGGTCCTTTATTCATGCTACCTGTCCGACAGGTGAGGGTTACCTGACTGTACGGGCTGGAGGGTGGTGCGGCAACATCAGCCGTCGTCCTGGAAGACCAGAgggacaaacaggaagtagacaAGTGGGAAAGGAGGAAGTTCAACAGCGCTGGTCTGTTCCTGCCCAATCACAGCAGGACATCCCCCCACCCCAAGACTCTGGATCAACCAATCACAGCAGGGCCCCCCTTTTGACCCTGGATCTACCTGCTGAGTCTTCTGCTGTCTTCGCTCCGGCTGTTCTTTACTGGAGAACCCTGAGGATGTAAACAGGAAGTTAGGCACTTTCAAAACTGTCTGGCGTGAGTTTCTGTGGGTTCAGACTCAGAAGAAGCCACTGCTGGCGGGGGCAGTGGGCGGAGCTCCCACCTCTCTGGTGATGCGCTTCTCGATGTACGCCATGAACTGGGAGCTGAGGCTGAAGCGGCTCTTCttctcctcgtcttcctccatGTAGCTGTCGATGAAGTCGATCTGCTCCAACTCCACGTTTGCTGAGCAGAGACAGGAGGAAGGCTGGGACCTGCAGGTCATCCTCAGCTGTGAAGGTGAGATCCCACCCCGAGTCTCACCTGTGCCGTTGGGCAGCAGAGCTCCTCCCCCTCGCTGTCTGGGGTCTCTGCCGGTCTCCGCCCCCCGCAGCTCCAACGCTTCCTCTGCAGGCTGAGCAGACAGGAAGTAACATCAGCGCTCGGGGTCAGAGGAGCGGTTTGTGATCAGAGATTCAGAACCAGCTGACCCGTTTCCCTGACGTGCACGTGTACATGCACACGTTACCTCAATGCCCAGCCATCTCTTGTCCCCGCTGTCGACGCTGTTGAAGCCGGAGTCCAACGCTCCGTACGGACGTCCGGGATACGGTTCATCCATGCTGGCGGGACAGAGTCGGTGAGacgggcttttattgtgaaggtccagctgtgtgtgtgtgaggtcaGACCAGGTCAGCGGCCGTCTCTCGTACTCTGCCGGCTCCGGCGTGCTCTTGTTGGCCTCCAGGTTCAGGTACTTGAAGATGTGGACCTTTCCTTTGATGCAGATCTGCAGGAACGCAGCGGTGGGTGAGTCGGCGGCCATTAGGCAGCGTGTGAGGTCACTTCCTGTATACCTGAGCGGGCGGTGCCTGCAGCGGGTTGTTGTCCAAGACGATGGCCTGCAGCTGGGTGAGGCGCCGGTAGCAGACGGGGATGGACGTCACCTTGTTGCAGGAGAAGTCCAGGCGCACCAGAGGAAGTTCTGCCAGTTCTGGACACAAACCCGGTTCAACCACAAGAACCCAGCAGAACCAACCGGAGTTCAGACCGCGCCTGCTCACCTGGCGGCAGCCGGTTCAGGTGGTTCCTCCTGACGTTCAGGTCCCTCAGGGCCTCCAGCTGGCCCACCTGAGCGGGTAGGGTCTGAATCTCATTGCAGCTGACgtcctgcagggggcagcagcagctgtcagcacagtggcggcggcggcggcgggtcAGAGGACGTTACTCACCAGCTCAGTGAGGTGTCTCAGCTGACCCAGCTGCTCCGGCAGAGAGCCCAGCTTGTTGTTGGAGGCTATCAGGACCTTCAGGGGGAGGCTGCAGACCACTGGGGGGAGGACGGACAGCTGGTTCCGACTGCACACACAGAACCAGGGCTGTAACCAGTATCCGAATACTCCGAATACTCAGAATACTGGGATACGTGACATTGATCCTGCATCTGACAGAGTCAAAAGACACTTTAGATCTGGTAGTTCTGCCTCTAAAATACAGAACAATGTTGGGTTTTAACAAAgtatttaaactaaacaaactgctgtgacaggaagtaacaaaacttcaaagtaaagtgtcggttaagcttcctgttttcaaagaaataaGCTCTGACTGAAACAGTGACTATTGAGACGTCATTTTCTGAACACGTCagtcaaaaaataatgaaaaatactaaatacattacagggtttttcctggcttaaaatacGGTGGTGGCGTTTTATCCCCACCTCAGATTTGCATACCTTCCTTTCTGTCTGCAACCCCCCCCACGTCAAAATTGAATTCCAAATTAAATCTGAAGtggaaaagttcaaattaaactttcatttatttgtattaattgtagtattaaaactaactgtggggaacatttatatatttcaaaTGATTATTACACATATACATAATATACACAATAATTAAACTGTACCAGTGGTATGTTTTCAgtagattttgatttattttaatctgacatCAGCTCATTCAAGTGTCTTTAAAATAGGATTCAGTCTTAAAAAACTTCCTCCTAAAGCAGTAAATATGTTGCagttatttttaggttattctCTGGGTACAGCTGttcagcagaagataataaactTAATCCTAAGATAAACAGCTCTGATAacagatttaatcatcatttcactcagtcgtctgacatgtttacattttggtcaacccccccccctcctggtTCCGTCCCAGTGAAGAACCTTTACATCAGGAGTAACTCGATGCTTTCAGATGCAAcgttttataaaataatgatGATTAGAATGAACCTGCAGATTAGCTTTTCATAAGAGGAACCTGGAGAGTTCAGTTCTGGTTGATGTGATGGAACTGGGTCGGGTTCCTGCTTTAGACCGCCGTGCTGACGAACCTCTTGGAGGAGAACCATTTAGAACCAGAACACAGATTACTGCTTTTAGTTGCATCCAAGAACCAAATTCAAAGCTTTCAATCCTAATGTCTGATCCGTCTGGTTTCAGGACAAACTCCAGAACCAAGTCTGACAAGAGTCCATGACTCACAGAACCTCCGTGCTGGTGCTGCTGGCTCTAACTGTCAGCGCCGTTTGGGTCTCTGGTTCCGTTCTGACCAGAATCTCGGATGGATAAAAATGCTCCTCAGGTTCCCCAGAATCCTCTTTAGTCCTGCAGCCACTAGGGGGCGTCAGAGGAGCCGCTTGTTGTCGTAGCGACTGCAGCATCCCAGCCTGATGttgcagctcctgctgctggTGTCGGCCTGCCGTCCTGGCGTGGTCGACGCCTCGCTCAGATTAAACCTGAAGGCTCCCGTTTTCGTCATGTTCCACACTATTGACCTCATGGCGACGGCTGAAAACCATCTGCAGCTCTGATTTAACTCCAGACTGCAGCGCTATCTGACACGTCACATCCCATAATAGTGACACCATCCGTGCAGCTAGGCTCCTGCTGCTAGGCTGATGACACACAGCTTTACGCCgctgtctgagctggaatctgaacGGAACGTCTGCGGATGCTGCTGTcaccgctaacgttagcttggggctgtgaggtaagctagcaggagagagtgaaaACACAGGGATGACGGGATACCAGtgaggcttacttccatgccaacagccccgcctacaactcagagttgaatttctgatgaactcctgccgctctgcagaaactatgtcctagtttcatttttggctaaaaacaggatCATCACAGgcaaaagacttctgggaacgCCTTGGAAACGGATAAAAAagtgatcagagtgagactttaacaaATCATCAGACTCCGCCCATTTCTGCAAATACTTTCCTTTGTGTCAGAACCCGTTCCTGTGATGACCTGTTGTCTGACCTTCAGACTCTGAACACGCCGTCGCCAGGAAGTCACTGCACacgttgtgtgtgtgtgtgcatcagTGTGTGTTACCTGAGGTTCAGGTAGGTGAGGGCCTGCAGGTTCAGCAGGCTGTCCGGCAGAGAGCGCAGACAGTTCTGGTAGAGGTTCAGACTCTCCAGAGACACGAAGACGCAGACCTCCAGAGGAAGCTCGGACAGCCGGTTCCGGGACAGATCTGAGGGCAGACACAGCGTGGGTTTGATTCCGGGGGGAGGAGACGGGACGTCTGGATCGGCCAGAATATCACAGATGCCGCTGCATCCCTGCAGAGACCTTCAGCCGTGAAGGCCGGCAGCCACCAGCCTTCTGAAGGACGCTCACCGCAgccagcagtggatgcagtttacttTTCAGAGCATGCCAGACTCAAACATGTAGAGCTAATAGAACACGAAGGCCGGATGTTTCTGCTCCCGTCCTCTCAGGGGGAACCGGAAAGGCAGTCGGGTCAGATCACCACCAGCATCGTCGCCATGGTAACCTCTGCCGTCTGTGTTTGCAATGGGGAATCTTCATCCATCCTAACAGAACTCCACCGCCAACGTGAGCGCAGGTCACACGACGGAGAGGGCAGGTCACACGACGGAGCGCAGGTCACACGACGGAGAGTGCAGGTCACACGACGGAGCGCACAGGTCACATGACGGAGAGCGCAGGTCACACGACGGAGCGCAGGTCACACGACGGAGCGCAGGTCACACGACGGAGAGCCCAGGTCACACGACGGAGAGCGCAGGTCACACGACGGAGAGCGCAGGTCACACGACGGAGCGCAGGTCACACGACGGAGAGCGCAGGTCACACGACGGAGCGCGGAGGTCACATGACGAAGAGCGCAGGTCACACGACGGTGATGGAGGAAGTAGGACACCTGCAGGAAGACCACTTCCTGTTCCTTCACAGGACGGTTCTGCAGTACAGCGGGAGCTGCTACCTGTGATAAggaggaggggcttcttctgaCAGGTGAGCTCACGCTAACACCCCCCCCAACCACCACCACAGCAGCcctgatgaagaggagggaaCCGCGCAGGCCCCGAGGGCTCATGGGAGTTTTTTGGTAGAACCTGTAGAGGGGGTCTCGATTGGGTTAAACGACAGAACCGGAGCGGGGGAGTTCGGTTCTTGCCGCGTCTGTTTTGTCGCTCGCAGCGGCGCGCCGTCCCgcggggggcggggcttcactACGTCAACCGTCACGGCGATGGAAACCAAACACGGTTTGTTCCTCTTTCCCCGAGCCCCGCGGTTCCGGTCCAGACCGAGCCGTGGACCGGCTCCACCTGCCCGGCCGGTTCCCGCGGCACCCTGACAGGTGGCGAGCTCCAGCGGGCGCGCGGCCCCTCCCCCAAACGCATCCATCCCGCGGAAGGTCCGATCGAGCTGGACTCGGACACCACCCTCACTAACACGAGCGGTCCGGTCCCTCTGGGCTCCCTCCGCGGACGGAACCGGGTCCGGAAAGTCTGAGCTCGGCGTCAGAACTTCCCCCAACACCGGCCTGCCGGACCGTCCATCCGCTCCGGAGCCTGGAAGTTTGGATCCAAACTTTTGGCGAACTCCGGTCCACAAGCCGCCACGGGTTTCCTGTGACGGTACCGTGAGCGGCCGCTGATCGGCCCGCCGGCGGTTCTTACCGGCCCTGGTGGTGTCCGTCAGGTCGTGGGTGGCGGAGCTCCGGGGGAACTCCTTCAGCTTCCTGCCGCTGAGGTTCAGGCAGCCGGTCACCGTCGCCTCCTCCAGCGCGCGGTCCACCGAGCGGTTCCAGGGCGCCGGGCCGGGCGGGCCCAGTCCGTTCGAGGTTCCGACCGCGGCATTCTCgcagccgccgccgcctccGGGACTGAAATGGAGCCTGGAACCGTCCGCAGAGCCCAGCAACACCGAGGCCGCCATTACACGCTCCGCCTGCTAGCTTCCGATGCTAACGGCTAGCGGGGCTAGCTCCCACCCTGATCCCGCAGCGACGCATGCGCACCACGGACCCACAacattcttttttcaaataactttatttcaCCAAACAACAAGACAAACAATCTTTCAAAACACGAATAGGATACACACAGATAATAACAGTACCAAGCAAAATAACGGAAATGTGGActgaaaataatcattaaatcttgacaattaaaatactttacatAAACCAAAAATGGGGGGTTAGGGGTTATGAACATAATGAGGTCTATTcacttaatttaaattttcttcaGGACAAATTCCACATACATAAATGTAATAATACCCACCAGAGACCCTCTCTAtctggaaattaaaaaatacagcaaacctcaagaaaactataaaaactttattgatttgaAGAATATCGTCTGAATACCCGTGATCCACTGAACCTCTTCATGATGCTGGGATCTACTCAGATCTGATCATTTCCTTTCTCATCTTCCTGTTCATTCTCTTTGATTTCCTCTAGAGATTACGTTTTCTcaataaaatttgtttaaaaaagcaaagaagacTGATGAATAGAAGAACttgatgttttgaaaaaaaggaaattcatagattaaatgtttttaagaggaacaatatttttcatgtaaaaaaacaacaaacagaatttctaaaagtggcttaatttattttctttttttaattgacaaaatatttcaacaatacGGCATggatctaaaaaataaaaatggctcAGAACAAAGCAGCATAATAAACAACATCTTAAatcagaataagaaaaaaaatacagtcaacAACGTCGCACAAGAGGAAAAtatataagtgaaaaaaaagaaaaaagaatcgCATTTCTAGTGAGTTCATTGCTTCCTCACTGTAACAGaaaatttagtttagtttctgACTTGAAACTAAATTTATCTGTTTAACCTTGTGCAATcctgggcatgtttacattaaagtggggtcatctggcccccacaagacagcgcgctggaatttttttccaattattttatATCCTCATTGGTGTTTGTGTCATACACAAAAtactgtccacctttatcatgggTGGCATtgattcaaataataaaaaaatatatattaaaagatTTATTAACATTAGAAAgagcatcaaaagctaatgtaaactgctgttATAGATAGTTCTTAATCTATTCTACTATTTCTAAATTTGGTCAAATAacctaaaagctattgaagaaaaacgtgaaaatttacactaaaaattgactaaaaaatggaaaaagcacCAAAGGCTGATGTAAACAGATGTTATAAATAGTTCgtaatctgttttattatttaaagggttttggtttgatttggtgcAATACTTTAAGTGAAgaaacattctgtcatttgttgacggtccctaaatatGAACAGAGAATGTCCGTCGAATATCCAgcctaaaactaacttcaccgcaGTAAAACACACGAGGAATCTGTCAATGTTGCGTTTAAATCTTTcagtacgttttttttttatcctttcctTGTCGGCTCCCATCGACTGACATCACTAAGCTCCACCTCCCCGGCTCTGTCGCATGTTGACGCATGCGCGCTGCGGCGGTGTGCAGGGCCGGCTATCATGGCGTCGTACGTGGAGATCCTGAAGAGCGAGTTTCCGGCCATGGACCGGGAGCTGTTCGACTACATCACAGGTGAGGCCGCGTGCGGGGCGCGCGCGGGCTGGCCCGGGTTAGCAGGCCCGGCAGAGACCGGTTCGGCCAGAGTCCCGCCTGGCCGAACCGGTCTCCTGCGGGGGTGAGGGGATCCTGACGGTCCCCGGCCGAACCGGTCTGCTCCAAGAACCGCGGGAGAACCGAACGCGTTTCTGACCACGTAAGAACAGAACTTTGTGACGTAAGCAAGCCTCTGACCGGAAGTCCCGCTGGAGCTCATAGGGGTCACTTCCAGCTGGGTCAGGGTCTGGTTCTGgtcccccccacccctctgagCTGCTGTGTGTTTCAGGGGTTCTGGACGGCGGCGGCACAGACTTCGAGGGCAGCGAGGAGGTGTTCGAGGCCATCGGCGGCGTGCTGCAGGAGGTGTCCGCAGACTCCAAGAATGAGGAGGAGGTCCGAGACATCTGCGTCCAGATGTTCAACACGCTCCAACTGTGAGGCCACGCCCCTCGTTTCACCTGATCCACTAGGGCGGGGCACGCTAACCTTCTCCTCTTGCTCATAGGAACAACCGCCGCGGCCCTCAGAGGCAGGTCCTGCTGGACGCTCCGGTCCAGCTGTCCCAGATCTCTGCAGAATCTGGTAAGATGTTCCTCACCTGGAACTTCTGGTCACGGTCACGCCGCCGTCACGCCATCATCATGACGTCACGCCTCTCTGCATCTCCTCAGTTTCAGCGGCCAAAGACGTCCAAGGAATCTGGATGATGAAGCGTCCTCAGAACACGGTGAGTCCTCCATGAGTGACCCGCCCATCATGGGCTGAGCAGAACCGTGAGGTTCTGAAGAACCCGCTGCTTTCCTCAGATGGTGGACGCCAAGAAGCTGGAGAAAGCTGAAGCCAAGCTGAAGGCCAAGAACGAGCGCCGGAACGAGAAGGACCTGCAGAAGGCGTCCAACCCTCTGTGAGTCACGCGCCGGTGCTCAGCCTCACCTGGGCTCTCCTGACCTCACCTGTCTACCTTGACTGGTCCTCACCTGTCTTCCTTCCCCGTCCTCTAGGATCAGGATTTCATATCCGGTTCCGTCTACATGACGGTGCATGAACGCCAGATTCGTTTGTAAATGCAGCTCAAACTCTGCAGGAGCGACAGATTCATTCCTGTAGAATCTTGATTCATTCTAGACTCGTGTTGGACGCGTTAACGTCTGATATCACCACAGCTTCACCTACGGCAGCTCAGGTCATGAAGGCGCCGCGTCTGGATTCTTCATAGACATACAGCaggacagatataaaaacatagacatacagcAGGACAGATATCAAACATAGACATACAGCAGGACAGATATCAAACATAGACATACAGCAGGACAGATATCAATCATAGACATACAGCAGGACAGATATCAATCATAGACATACAGCAGGACAAATATCAATCATAGACATACAGCAGGGCTGCTCTCCCTCTCATCATTTGTTTGGTCTGACACGTGTCCACTACCATCAcctccatctttgtttttctactttgaTGTCATTTCGTGCCGTAGAGCGTCTAACGCGTCGTCAGCAGTAGGATTCATACGTAACCACGAGTTCTACGGTGGACCACGTGGTTAAAGGCTCTGTGGTCGCAgctgaacaggatgaacatttatagaacaaaCTACAACTAAAGCTTTCAAAGTTCCTCTGTTGAgcatcaataataataaaaacacggATTGATGTTATTCTGGAATAAACCAACTGGAActttcaacaacaacaataagATATTAGTCTCCATCGAAATCTATTCTTTTCAAATCATACAAATTCACCACACGAACATCCTGCGAACAAACCAGGAAATAGGAATGAAGTTTGTGCTTTTCAGCAGCAGCAAATCTAATCCTTCCGTTTTCTTTCATCTCCTGTGATTGGGTCACAGCTGGACGTCTGGTGTTGTTTCTTAGCAACAAGTTGGTTTTTGGTTGGTGTGTCTTTCAGAATCAGCTTCTCTCTTTGGCATTGCAATGGCTAGCGTAGACGGCTAGCTTAGTCAGCTAGCTTaaccggtgtaggtagcagatgtgctcggctgTCAGATCGGcatgcgactagtgatgacgtcacacaacgTTTTTCTGTACTGGATCTGATGTTtacaatacagtttatttttttaaataaataaaaaagtgttaagATCTGCTCGgactattatttattatttttcatcaacagctccttcactaacgtctgctctcctcagtgtttgtgtaacggagcagaacATGAGCTGCGtattctagcgggacttcatcggtccgtgcgaccagttcaacattggcaggatg encodes:
- the lrch3 gene encoding DISP complex protein LRCH3 isoform X3, with the protein product MAASVLLGSADGSRLHFSPGGGGGCENAAVGTSNGLGPPGPAPWNRSVDRALEEATVTGCLNLSGRKLKEFPRSSATHDLTDTTRADLSRNRLSELPLEVCVFVSLESLNLYQNCLRSLPDSLLNLQALTYLNLSRNQLSVLPPVVCSLPLKVLIASNNKLGSLPEQLGQLRHLTELDVSCNEIQTLPAQVGQLEALRDLNVRRNHLNRLPPELAELPLVRLDFSCNKVTSIPVCYRRLTQLQAIVLDNNPLQAPPAQICIKGKVHIFKYLNLEANKSTPEPAEYERRPLTCMDEPYPGRPYGALDSGFNSVDSGDKRWLGIEPAEEALELRGAETGRDPRQRGGGALLPNGTANVELEQIDFIDSYMEEDEEKKSRFSLSSQFMAYIEKRITREGSPVKNSRSEDSRRLSRTTADVAAPPSSPYSQKGGVGPGGVERMRKEAQLAALRYEEERQKNRSFQREGVGTVAKHKPAQSPTKSSEAENTFPSRRSTHTDDSALFMGEDRATLSPTGDDTKSPQSQEETPAAPGLEGEEAELVEQLRKNIEARLKVSLPSDLGAALTDGVVLCHLANHVRPRSVPSIHVPSPAVPKLTMAKCRRNVENFLEACRRIGVPQDHLCSVGDVLEGRGGVVFRTLGVLLSMAPPRATLSLQVQLAGFALFYLSIMSLLCAIYVHLNPHV
- the lrch3 gene encoding DISP complex protein LRCH3 isoform X1, whose protein sequence is MAASVLLGSADGSRLHFSPGGGGGCENAAVGTSNGLGPPGPAPWNRSVDRALEEATVTGCLNLSGRKLKEFPRSSATHDLTDTTRADLSRNRLSELPLEVCVFVSLESLNLYQNCLRSLPDSLLNLQALTYLNLSRNQLSVLPPVVCSLPLKVLIASNNKLGSLPEQLGQLRHLTELDVSCNEIQTLPAQVGQLEALRDLNVRRNHLNRLPPELAELPLVRLDFSCNKVTSIPVCYRRLTQLQAIVLDNNPLQAPPAQICIKGKVHIFKYLNLEANKSTPEPAEYERRPLTCMDEPYPGRPYGALDSGFNSVDSGDKRWLGIEPAEEALELRGAETGRDPRQRGGGALLPNGTANVELEQIDFIDSYMEEDEEKKSRFSLSSQFMAYIEKRITREGSPVKNSRSEDSRRLSRTTADVAAPPSSPYSQKGGVGPGGVERMRKEAQLAALRYEEERQKNRSFQREGVGTVAKHKPAQSPTKSSEAENTFPSRRSTHTDDSALFMGEDRATLSPTGNQSSSYLAAGGVASCRMASLRPESFLFRLSQREEKKRGDDTKSPQSQEETPAAPGLEGEEAELVEQLRKNIEARLKVSLPSDLGAALTDGVVLCHLANHVRPRSVPSIHVPSPAVPKLTMAKCRRNVENFLEACRRIGVPQDHLCSVGDVLEGRGGVVFRTLGVLLSMAPPRATLSLQVQLAGFALFYLSIMSLLCAIYVHLNPHV
- the lrch3 gene encoding DISP complex protein LRCH3 isoform X2 — its product is MAASVLLGSADGSRLHFSPGGGGGCENAAVGTSNGLGPPGPAPWNRSVDRALEEATVTGCLNLSGRKLKEFPRSSATHDLTDTTRADLSRNRLSELPLEVCVFVSLESLNLYQNCLRSLPDSLLNLQALTYLNLSRNQLSVLPPVVCSLPLKVLIASNNKLGSLPEQLGQLRHLTELDVSCNEIQTLPAQVGQLEALRDLNVRRNHLNRLPPELAELPLVRLDFSCNKVTSIPVCYRRLTQLQAIVLDNNPLQAPPAQICIKGKVHIFKYLNLEANKSTPEPAEYERRPLTCMDEPYPGRPYGALDSGFNSVDSGDKRWLGIEPAEEALELRGAETGRDPRQRGGGALLPNGTANVELEQIDFIDSYMEEDEEKKSRFSLSSQFMAYIEKRITREGSPVKNSRSEDSRRLSRTTADVAAPPSSPYSQKGGVGPGGVERMRKEAQLAALRYEEERQKNRSFQREGVGTVAKHKPAQSPTKSSEAENTFPSRRSTHTDDSALFMGEDRATLSPTGNQSSSYLAAGGVASCRMASLRPESFLFRLSQREEKKRGDDTKSPQSQEETPAAPGLEGEEAELVEQLRKNIEARLKVSLPSDLGAALTDGVVLCHLANHVRPRSVPSIHVPSPAVPKLTMAKCRRNVENFLEACRRIGVPQNQLCLPLHILEQRGLSQVAGTVDALLNLAPPRQSAATATPPGPSVTI